The Deinococcus hopiensis KR-140 sequence GCTGGGGCGTGACGTGCAAACACCTCACCCAGAGGCGGTCCCAGAGATGACCGGAGGCCTGGGGCCGCAGACGCGCGACTTCTAATCCTGAATAGCCTCAATGTCTCCGGCGTGCCCTACCTGCTGGAAGGAGCCTATGCCTTTGCCCAGTACACCGGCATCGAGCGGCACACCAGGGACTCGGACGTCTTTACGCGCCGGGAAGACGCGCCCCGCCTCCTCGCCGCTCTACGCGAGGCGGGCTTTGAGACGGACGTACCCTACCCCTATTGGCTGGCCAAGGCGCACCACGGCAAAGATTTCGTGGACGTGATCTACAGCAGTTCCAACGGGCTGGGACGGGTGGATGACGCCTGGTTTACCCATGCGCCTGAGCAGGAGGTGTTCGGCGTGCCTGTGCGGCTCGTGCCCGCCGAGGAGATGATCTGGCACAAAGCCTACGTGTGCGAACGCTTCGACGGCGCGGATGTGGCCCACCTGCTGCGCGCCCGTGCCGGGGAGCTGGAGTGGGGCCGCCTGACGACCCGCTTCGGTGCCCACTGGCCGCTGCTGGCCCACCTGACGTTCTTCGGCTTCATCTACCCGGGCGAGCGCCACCGCCTTCCCCAGGATGTGCTGCGCGGCCCGCTGATCCGCCTGTACGCCCAGAAGGACCTGAACACCCCCGAGGAGAAGGTCTGTCAGGGGCCCCGGATCTCCCGCGAACAGTACCTCCCCGACGTGCGGACGTCGGCCAGGGGTACATGACGCCCGAGAACGTGGCGCACTGGACCGCGGCGATGGGGAAGGCGGAAGGGGCAGGAGAGCGGTGGAGCTCGCGGGGCGGCGCCCCGCTCTGCTCCAGCGCTTTGCCGGCTTGACGGAAGAGGATCGAAAAACCCGCTCCACCGCCCGCCCTCCCACCACTTCGCCCAACGCCGAAGCAGCGTGTCGCCGGCCTCTTCCGGTCCAGTGGGCGCGCAACCCAGCCTTCAGATGAATGGGGCGACCGAGCAAAACAGGTGCCGCCACACCTGCTCCCCCTGCCCTCAACCGCCACCCACCTCCCTGAGGAGACCCCATGATCCCCACCAGAACCACCGTCCGAATCGCCGCCGTGAGCGGCGTTCACCGTACCCGCACCTCGGCAGGTACCCTCGCTCCCCTTCTCAAGCAGGCGGCCAAAGACGCCGACATCCTCCTGCTCCCCAGAGACCTGACCGACTACGGCACGGCCGACGAGGCCCACAGCCTGACGAAGGAACTCGCCGCAGTCCGTATCCCCACCCTCGCCGTGCTGGGCAACCATGACTTCGAGAGCGGCACTCCGGAGGACGTGCGCGGCGTGCTGACGGAGGCGGGCGTGACCGTGCTGGACGGCGAGGCCTGCGAGGTTCACGGGGTGGGCTTTGCGGGGATCAAGGGCTTCGGCGGTGGATTCGGGCGCTGGACGCTGGGTTCGTGGGGAGAGGCACCCATCAAGGCGTTCGTGCAAGAGGCGCTGAAGCTGGAAGCGGCCCTCGCCCGGCTGCACACCCCCAGCGCGTCGCCGTGCTGCACTACGCGCCCACCGCTGCCACCGTAGAAGGCGAGCCGCCGGAAATATTTCCGTTTCTGGGTACCCCCCACCTGGAAACACCGCTGACGCGCGGGCCTGTGGCCGACGTCTTTCACGGACATGCCCACGCGGGCACCTTTCGGGGACAGCTCTCGAACGGCACGCCCGTCTTCAACGTGGCGCTGCCCCTCATGAGAAGACTTCGCCCCGACGCGCCCTATCACCTGCTGGAAATCCAACCGGAGGAGGCAGGTAGAGCAGAAGGCTGGCCCCCCGCTCCCGATGTCCGCCAAGGCGGCTTCACCTGACCGTCAGGACGGACGGGGGGGCAGCGGGGCACACTCGGGGACGTGGCTGGACGCAGCGAGACCCAAACCCTATGGAAAATCGACTGGCACGCGCTGATAACGCCGCAGGTGGCCCTGCCGGAGATCGTGCTGCGCGGCACGCTGATGTACCTGGCCCTGTTCCTGATTCTGCGCCTCGTCCTGAAGCGCGAGTCGAGCGGACTGGGCGTCACGGACCTGCTGGTGGTCGTGCTGATCGCCGACGCGGCGCAAAACGCCCTCGCGGCCGATTACCGTTCGGTTCCCGAGGGCATTCTCCTCGTGCTGACCATCATCTTCTGGAGCTGGTTTCTCAACTGGCTGGGCTACCACGTGCCCCTGTTTGAACGCCTGGTCCATCCGCCACCGCTGCCGCTGGTGCGGGGCGGAACGCTGTTGCGGCGCAACATGCGCCAGGAACTGATCACCGAGACCGAACTGCTGAGCCTGCTGCGCGAACAGGGCGTCGATGACCTGGCAGAGGTGCAGGTGGCCTGCATGGAGGGCGACGGCAGCATCAGCGTGATCACGCGTGGGCGGGGAGCCGCCCGCTCGGGAAAGGACCGGCAGTGGCCCTAATCCGGCTCCCGCCCACGGGACGCCCCACCGCTCCTGCAAATCAGTTTCCGGCGCGCAGCACGAGGGAAGTGCCGTCCACCGCGAGCCCGTGGGCGCGGACCACCGCGTACCCCACGAAGTCCTGGCCCATTAGCAAATCGAGCTCAAGCCGGTCGAAAAAGGACGTGAGGTTGAGCCGCCGGGCGACGGTCACCCCCACGGTCTGCCGCGACAGGAGGTACACCGTTCCGCGCGGCCAGCCCTCCAACACCCCGCACAACTCGTGAATGCACACCCCGCACGTCTGCACGCCGCCCAGATCCAGGGCGAGGGCGGAGGCGAGCGCCGCCTCGCCGCAGCCTCTTAGGACCGGGGAAGTCGGACCGTCCGGGTCCTCGTCCAGCTGCCCCGGCGTGCCGCGCCATTCGCCGCCCACACCGTCCGTCTCTCGCAGACGCAGGTGGGCGTGCAGCAGGTCCGCGCTGTCCTGCACGGTCAGGGCCAGGGCTCCACGTGCCCGCAGCTCCGGCAGGTGGAGGAAGCGCGCGTCCAGCCGGGCAAACTGCTGAAGAGTCAGCTCGGCGCAGCATTGCGGCGGGTGGGGGGCATAGAGCACACGCAACGGCGGACCTCCTGTGAGGAGACGCCCACAACGGGGCCAGAAACGGGACGCGCCTCCATAGTACGCCCGCGCCGGTGCCTCCAACCATCCCCATGGGAGTCGCCCGGAGAACATGTCGGCCGCGCAAAATAACGGACCCCACCTGTGAAGGTGGGGAACGCTCTTCTCTTGGTGCGGATGCCCAGACTTGAACTGGGGACCTCACGCTTATCAGGCGTGCGCTCTAACCAGCTGAGCTACACCCGCGCACCTTCTGTCTCCCGCTGCTTGCGGGCGGGAGTCAATGTAGCAGGGGCAGCGCGGAGTGTCAACGGGCCCGCTGGAACCACGGCGCCCGCTCCGTTGAAGCGCCGATGTGAAAAATACCCCCAACGGGGGCAGGCACGTGTCAGGTTCCGGTGAGGAACGGCGTGGTTTGCTGGAGCTATGCGAGATCCCTTCCTGCCCTTCCCAGACGTGCTGTCGCGGGCGCGCGGCTGGCGGGAAGGAGGTCTGTTTCGGCGTGAACCCCGGCGGCGCGACACCTATCAGGTCGTGCTGCCGCTGGCACTGCTGGGGACGCTCGTGCCGCTGGCGCTGGACCGTCCCGCTCCCGCCACCCCGCTGGCTGACGTCACGCCCTTTCAGGTGGCCCTGGTCAGCGTGATGCTGCTGCTGTCGCTGGTGCGGCGCTGCCCGCTGTGGGTGCTGGACCTGCTGCTGCTGCTGGGCGGCTGGCTGTCAGTGCTGGGCCAACTGGGAGTCGCCCTGTTCGCGCCGGACGTGCCGCAACGGGCGGCCATCCTGGGCAACACGGTCCCGTGGTTCCTGGTGCTGCTCCTCGCCCACACCTGGCTGCTGGGAGCGCGGCGCGGCACCTGGCTGAGTGTGGGAGCACTGGGGGTGACGTTGGTCCTGACCATCGCCTTCGCGTCGGGACCGATGAACAGCTGGGGGGAAGCGGGCCGCGCCCTGCTCAGCCCCCTGTTTCAGCTGCTGCTGGCGGGGGGCATCGCGTTGCTGGGACAGCACACTTCGTCCCGCCGAGCGACCACCTGGGCGCGGCAGGGGCTGTGGGGCGGCATTCCTGACGAGGCGCGCGATCCCCTGACCGGCCTGCCGGGGCGCTGGGCCTTGGAACAGGTGGTGGCCTCGCAGCTGCCCGCCCGCGCGACGGGGCTGGCGGTGGCGGTGATCACCGTGGACAACCTGGAGGACATGGCGGCGGCCCGGGGCGACGTGTTCACGGAAGTGTTGCGCGCCCACGTCGCCCGCACCTTGAGCGTGTCCATCCGCGACGAGGACGTGGTGGGTTGCCTGGAGGACGGGGCCTTCGCCGTACTGATGCGGGTGCCCGACGCCCGCTTCGCCCGCTCCACCTGCGAGCGGCTGCGGGTACGCGTGGCCTCGCGACCCCTGAACGGTGTGCTGCCCACCGTGAGCATCGGCGTCGCCTTCTGGCACGAGCACCCCAGCGTGGAAGGCCTGCTGCGGGAAGCCCGCCAGGCCATGTTGCGGGCCCGGCAGGACGGCGGCAACCGCGTCCAGCTGCTGCCCGAGACCCACGGCACCTTGCCCCCTGCCGTACTTGTTTAAAGCTGCTCATCCTTCCGGACCCCTCGCCGCCGGCTGCTGAGAAACGGCTGATGTAGAGGTCCGGCTTGACATACGGCATATCTAGACCGTCCAATATTCCTAAATGAAACGCTTCCAAAAGGTGGGGCGCGCGAGCGCCCTGGCGGCCCTCACGTTGTCTCTGTCGGCCTGCGGCCAACTGCTCCCTCCCCAGAACGGAGGTGCGTCGGCCCAGGACTGGCAGGGCGAGGTGATCTACTTCGCGCTCACGGACCGCTTTGCCAACGGTGATGCGGCCAATGACAACGGCCCAAATCGCGACGCCGGGGACCGGACGGACAAGACCAACCCGCTGGGCTGGCACGGGGGCGACTTCTCCGGGCTGAAAGCCAAAATTGAGGAAGGCTACTTCCAGAAGATGGGTTTCACGGCCCTCTGGATCAGCCCGGTGGTGCTGCAAGTGCCCGCCATCCCGGTAAGCAGCGGGCCCACCAAGGGGAAAGCCTTTGCGGGCTACCACGGCTACTGGGCCGACGACTTCTTCCAGATTGATCCACACTTCGGCACCCTGGCCGAATACAAGTCGCTGGTCCAGACGGCGCACAGGTACAAGCTCAAGGTCATCCAGGACGTGGTGGTCAACCACGCAGGCTACGGCTCAACGCTGACCAAGGACCATCCCGAATGGTTCCACACGCAGGCCGAGTGCGGCGCGAGCACAAGCAAGGATGAGGACTGCGCGCTGGCGGGCCTGCCCGATTTCAAGCAGGACCTGCCCGAGGTCACCACATACCTCAACGACTTTGTGAACCACTGGCGCACCCAGACGGGCATCGACGGACTGCGAATCGACACCATGAAGCACGTGCCTGCTGCGTACTGGAAGCAGTTCTTCGCGGCTGGGGGCGCGGGTGACCCAGCCAAACTGTGGTCCGTGGGCGAAGTGTTCAATGGGGACCCGGCCTTCCTGGCACACTACATGAATGACCTCGGCGCGCCCAGCGTGTTCGACTTCGCGCTGTACTTCGCCATGAAGGACAACCTGTCCAGCGCGGGGGGCAACCTGGACCGGGTGGCGGACGTGTTCGCCAAAGACGGTGTGTACCGCGATCCCACCCGGCTGACCACCTTCGTGGACAACCATGACGTGCGGCGCTTTGTCAGCGAGGTGCAGGAGCGGGGTGGAAGCGCGGCGCAGGCCACGGAACGGCTGGACCTGGCCCTCAGCCTGCTGTACACCTCGCGCGGCACGCCGAGCGTGTACCAGGGCACCGAGATCGCCCAGCCCGGGCTGGGCGATCCCTACGATTACGTCTTGGGACAGGGCAACCGCGAGGACATGAACTTCAACGCCCTGTCGCAGAGCACGCTGGACGAGCGCCTGGCCGCCCTGGCAACCGCCCGTAAGACATACCCGGCCCTCACGCGGGGCGCGCAGCAAGAACTGTGGCGGCCCAACGGCGGCGCGCCCATCTTGGCCTACCGCCGGGTGGTGGGGGGCGGACAGCCCGTGGTGGCGGTGATCAACAACGGCGACAGCCCGGTGGATCTCTCCACCCTCAGCGGCGGTGGAATTCCACTGTTGGGCACCTTCGCGGGCAGCGCCCTCACCGAAATCACTGGGCGCGCCTCGGGGCTGAAGATCAGCGGCGGCAAGCTGGTGGGCACCGTGCCTGCCCGGACAGCCCTCGCCGTGACGGCCCCCACTGGAAGCGGGGCGGCGGGCACCATCAACCCAGCATTGCCCGAGGTGGTGGGTCTGCGCGCGGATGCTGGCGACAGCGCCGTGCAGCTGACCTGGACGGCTTCCAACGGCGCCAGCGTCACGGGCTACCGCATGTACGTCAAGTCGGGCAGTGGACAAGAACGCCTGCTGAACTTCGCGCCGCTGCCAAAAGACCAGACCACCTTCCTCGCTTCCGGCGTGACGAACGATCAGGCGAGCACCTTCCGGGTGGTGACGGTGGACGCGCAGGGAGCGGAGAGCAAGGGCAGCAGCGTCACCGCCACCGCGAGCAGCAAGAACACGGTCAAGGTCACCTTCACGGTAGACGCCCGCAGCCAGGGCAACGGCCCCACCGAGCTGCGCCGCTTCGACACCGGGCAGCAGATCGTCTATCCCATGACGCAGTCGGACCGGGGTATCTGGAAAACGGACGTGGAACTGCCCCTCTTCCGCGAGGTGAAGTTCAAGTTCGGCAACAACGGCGCGGGAGCCAAGAACACAGGTTACGAGGGCCCCGGTCAGGGTGACCGCTCCTACGTGGTGGGGACGAACAACAACAGCTACAGCGGCACCTACGACTTTATCGAGAAGCCCGTGCCCACAGGGTTGATCGAGGGCAAGGTGACGGCCGCGGGCGCGGCGCTGAGCGGCGCGCTCGTGGCTTCCACCACCGCCGATCCCAACCTGAACTACGCGATCACCTTCTCCGACGGCAGCTACACCCTGTTCGCCCCGGCAGGAGCCCAGACATTGAGAGCGGGGGCGGACGGCTATCAGGAGCGTACGCAGCAGGTCACGGCTCCGAAGACGGGGGTGAACTTCGACTTGGTCAGGGGCACCTCAAGCGGCCCCAAGGTCGGCAAGTACACCATCGACGGGGACCTGGGCGACTGGACCACCCCCAAGGCCAACGTCCAGAGTCCGAAAGAAGGCGTATTCGGGGCAGACAACAACTGGTTGACCCTTCAGGCCGACAGCGACGACACATACCTGTACCTCGCCTACACCTACCGGGTGGCGGGCAACAGCGCCCTGCTGTATCTGGACCTCAAAGACGGTGGGGCGGGCAAGGCCGACGGCTTCGACGCCTGGAAACGGGCGGCCACCTTCAGCGGTGGGATGGGCGGTGTGGACGCCTTCGTGGCCCGGTATGAGCGGGAAACCACACAGCTGCGACTGGTTAAGGGCGATACCGCCACGCAGGAGGTGGCCGCCAGCGGCTACACCCTCGCCACAAGCGGCAGCACGGCGGCCCAGACCGTCGAAGTGGCGATTCCCTGGACTGCCCTGGGCCTGTCCGTCAGGCCTGCGGGTGGCGTAAACGTGGTGGGCGGCATTTTCGGCGGCGAAGGCTACGGCGCGGGCGACATCGTTCCCGACGCCGGCAGCACGCCGCCCGGCGCGAACACCATCGGCACGGACGCTGAGCAGCGCCGCGCGACCTTTACGCAGCCCCTCAACGTGAAGTAAACGGTTTACACTCATCCCCGTGCGGGAGGCCCGGCCCCGGAGCCTCCCGTTTTCGCTGCGCCTCGCCCTGACAGAGGGCTGACACAGAGGCGAAGAATGGGAGGGAAACGTCATGGTCCTGTCACGATTTATGCCACGCAACCCGCAATTCAGCGCCAAGTTCGCTGAGGCGGCCCGCAATGCCCACGCCACCGCCCAGGCCCTCGTGGACCTGCTGGAGAACTACACGGACGTCGAACGCAAGGTGCAGAAGGTGCGTGACCTGGAGCATGAGGGCGACCGCATCACGCGGGAGATCACCAACCTGCTCGCTGAGTCCTTCATCGTGCCCTTCGACCGCGAGGACATCCTGGCGCTGAACAATGAACTCGACGACCTCGTGGACGATATGGAGGACGCGGCGCGCAAGCTGAGCCTGTACGGTATCGAAAAGCCCCTGCCGCAGATGGTGCAGCTCGCCCGCGTGGTGGAGCAGCAGTGCGCGCTGCTGGCCCAGGGCATGCCCCTGATCGAAGACGCCGGGCGCGTGCGCGAACTCACCGCCCTGGCCGGGCAGATCCGCACCCTGGAAGACGAGGGCGACACCATCAGCGATGAGGTGCAGCGCACCCTGTATCAGGGCGTGACGGACGTGCCCGGAATGATCCGCGCGATGCGGGGCGGCGAGATCGCCAACCTGATCGAGGACGCCTCAGACCAGGCGCAGCGGGTGGCCAAGACCGTCGAGAGCATCCTGCTCAAGAACGCGTGAGCGGCGGGCACTGACCTCTATGGAACCTGCCTTTATCGGCCTCGTGGCCATCGTCGTGCTGGCGCTGGCCTTTGATTTCATCAACGGCTTTCACGACACCGCCAACGCCATCGCCACTTCCGTCGCCACCAAGGTGCTGACCCCCGCCCAGGCCATCGCCATGTCGGCGGTCCTGAACGTGGTGGGTGCACTGATGGGCACCGCCGTCGCCAAGACCATCTCCAAGGACATCATTCCGCAGGAATACGCCACGCTCGAACTCGTGGGGGCGGCGCTCGTCAGCGCGATCGTCTGGAACCTGTACACGTGGTGGAAGGGGCTGCCCAGTTCCTCCAGCCACGCGCTGATCTTCAGCCTCGTCGGGGCGGGCGTGGCGGCGGGCGGCTGGGGCATCATCATTCCCAAGGGCGTGAAAAAGACGCTGACGGGCCTGGTCACGAGTCCGGCGCTGGGCTTCGTGGTGCCCATCGTGCTGATGGGGCTGCTGTCCTGGCTGGCGCTGCGCTGGATGCGGCCCCGGACCGTGACGCGCACCTTTCGCTGGGCGCAGATCCTCAGCGCCGCCTTCATGGCCTTCTCGCACGGCGGCAACGACGCGCAAAAGACCATGGGGATCGTCACCTTCGCCCTCAGCGCGTACTACAACCAGAAGTATGACCTCGTGCCGTTGTGGGTGGTCCTCTCCGCTGCGGGAGCCATGGGCCTGGGCACCGCGGTGGGCGGCTGGCGCATCATCAAGACGATGGGCTTCAAGGTGGTGGACCTCAAGCCGGTGGACGGCTTCGTCGCCGAGACGAGCGCTGCGCTGATTATCCATACGGCCAGCACGCTGGGCGTTCCGGTCAGCACCACCCACACCATCAGCACCGCCATCATGGGCGTGGGCACCACCAAGGGCTTCAAAAAGGTCAAGTGGCAGGTGGCAGGCCGCATCGTGACCGCCTGGATTACCACCATTCCGATCTGCATCGCGCTGGGTTGGCTGGTGTACAAGGTAATTCAGCTGGTGGGAGCGTAAGGGCCTTTGGCCATTGACCTTTGATCAGGCTTCCGGTTCATCCGTGATGAAGTCACGGGCCAACCCGAGCGGACGCGCAACGCTGCGCTGCAGACGGGATGGAACGGACGATCTGGAAACCGTATGACAAAAGGGGGGGAGCGCTTCCAGGTGAGGCCTCCCCCCCTTTTGGTTCAGGGGAGCAGCAGCACCTTGCCGCTGCTCTGGCGGCTTTCGAGGAAGGCGTGCGCCCCAGCACCGTCTGCGAGGGGGAAAGTGCGGGCGATACGGACCTTGAGGGCCCCGGACCGCAGCAGATCGAAGAGGGAGGCGGCGCGGCTGCGGCGGTCCTCGGCGGTTCGGAGGATGTTCCAGAGATCGCCGCCAGTCAACGACCTTGACGTGTCCATCAGCATCCGGGGGTCCACAAGCGGGGGATCGCCACCCGCCATGCCGTAGAAGACGACGTGGCCGCCCACCCGCGCCGCCTCAAGGCTCTGGGCAAGTGTGCTTCCCACCGAGTCGTACACCACGTCCACACCCTCGCCGCCGAACGCGCGGGCCGCGCCCACCCAGTCTTCCGGGTACAGCCGGACCTCGTTCGCGCCCGCTTCCAATGCCTGTTCCGCCTTCACGGGCGAGGAAGTCAGGCCCAGCACCCGCGCGCCCGCCGCCCGCGCCAGTTGCACCAGCAGCAGGCCTACACCTCCCGCCGCCGCCTGGACGAGCACCGTCTCCCCTGCCCGCACCGCGTGGCTGTCGCACGTCAGAAACTGCGCGGTCAGGCCCTGGAGAAGCAGCGCCGCCGCGGTTTCGGGCGAGATGTCGTCCGGCAGTGGGATAAGTTTGTCCTCCGGCACGGCCACGAGTTCGGCATTGGCATACGGACTGTCGGCAAAGGCCACCCGGTTTCCGGGGCGAAAGGCACTGCCTGGGGGCACGGCCTCGACCACGCCCGCCGCCTCGTATCCAGCGATGTACGGCGGCTGCCCGGCGAGGTGGTAGCGCCCCTGACGGCGGTACACATCCGCGAAGTTCAGGCCAATGGCCTGCGTCCGCACCAGGACTTCTCCAGCAGTGGGCAGGGGGTCCGGCACTTCCCGGTACTCCAGAACCTCGGGGCCACCGAAGCGGCTGAAGGTGAGGGCGTTCATGGGTAAAGGCTACTCCCAGGCCGAGGCGCTGTTCTCGGATCGGCTCGCCCACAACTCCACCAGCCCGCGCAGGGTCAGCGTCTCGTCGTAGTGGTCGATCTCGCGGCAGATGCCCTCCACGGTGCGGGCAAAGCCCCCAGTGGCGACGGCGACGGCGGGGGCGGGCAACTCGGCGCGCACCCGGCGCAGCAGGCCGTCCACCATCTCGGCGTAGCCGTACACCAGCCCCGATTGCAGGGCATGGACGGTGTTCTTGCCGATGGCGCTCTGCGGCGCTTCCAGATTGATGCGCGGCAGCTTGGCGGCGCGGGCGAAGAGGGCGTCGGCGCTGACCTGCGCGCCCGTCGCGAGAATGCCCCCCACGAAGCGGCGGCCCCGCCCGATCACATCGAAGTTGGTGCTCGTCCCGAAATCCACCACCACGGCGTACTCGTACTTACGCAGATACCGCTCGGCTCCGAACAGGTTGCACAGCCGGTCCGCGCCCACCGCTCCCGGCTGATCGAGTTCTACCGTCACGTCGGGCAGGTTCTCGCTCCGCACGTCAAAGGCCGTGACGCCAAAGTGTCGCCTCAGCGCCAGGGCGTAATTCTCACCCACGGGCGGCGCGACGCTGCTCAGCACGGCGGCGCGGGGCACGGAAACCCCAGCCAGGGCGAAGAGGCCGTGCAGTTGCAGCGCCACGTCGTCCGGCAGCATGTCGCGGTTGGTCCGCACGCGCCAGGTGTGTGTGAGTTGTAGCCGCTCGTCGGTCAGGCCGAGGACCGTGCTGGTGTTGCCGATGTCCACGGCGAGGAGGGGAAAAGAGGTGGCGGGCACGGGGCCGATTGTAGGCGCTGGTGTGCTTGCGGCGGAACGCGGTAGGGTGCGGGCCTCATCCGAGCCGCACGCACCCTGGAGGTTTCCCCATGGAAAATGCCCTGTTGGACCAGCCCCTCGTGCCCGCCACCGAAGCGTTGCGGTCCACCGCCCCCGTGTCGGAGTCGGAGGCCGCTCGACTGCTCGCCCTCGAGCCCTCCGAATATTGGCTGGAAATCGCCCGCGAGTTGACCTGGAACACTCCGCCCACCACCGCGCTGGAGGGTGGCCTGGGCGACTTCCGCTATTACCCCGGAGCCACCGGTAACGTCAGCGTGAATTGCCTGGACCGCCACCCGCCGGGGCAAACGGCCCTGCTGTACGAGCGCGAGGACGGCCTACGCGAAACGTGGACCTACGGCGAACTGACGGACGCCACGGCACGCTTCGCGGCGGCGCTGCAAGACCTCGGCGTCTCCCGGGGAGAACGGGTGGCGATCTATCTCGGCAACGTCCCCGAGGCCTTTATCGCCATTCACGCCTGCTACCGCATCGGCGCGATCTACTCGGTGATCTTCGCGGGCTTCAGCGCCTCGGCGGTGCGGGACCGCCTGGAGGACGCGCGGCCCCGGGTGGTGGTCTGTACGGACGCCACCCTGCGGCGGGGAAAAGCGGTGCCCCTGAAGGCCACGCTCGACGAGGCGGTGGCGGGGCTCGACATCCCCCACGTGATCGTCGCCCGGCGGGTGGACCCCGACTTTCCGCTGCGGGGAGGCGAGCACGACTTCCATACCCTGCTGCGCGCCACCACCCGCCGCGCCCAAGCGGTGAGCCTGGAGGCGAACGAGCCCGGCTTCATCATCTACACCTCGGGCACCACCTCCAAGCCCAAGGGCCTCGTCCACGCGGGGATCGGCTTTCTGGCGGGGGCGTATGCGAACGTGAAGTGGGCGCTGAACCTCCGCGCCGAGGACGTGTACTGGTGTACGGCGGACGTGGGCTGGCTGACCTTCCCCATCTTCGCGCTGGTGGGCGGACTCGCGCATGGAGCCACCCACGTGATCTACGAGGGCGGCATCGACACGCCCAGCCCGGCGCGGCCTTACGAGGTCATCGGGCGCTACGGGGTGAACAAGGTCTTTACCGCCCCCACCGCCCTGCGGATGCTGCGGCGGGCGGGCGACGCGGCGCTGGCCGGGCATGATCTGAGCCGCCTGGACCTTATCAGCCTGGTGGGCGAGCCGCTGGACCCGGAGACCTGGCACTGGACGCAGGGCACCCTGGGCGCAGGCCGCATCTTCCTGAACAACACCTATGGCCAGACCGAGACGGGCACCGCCTGGGCGAGCAGCATGGTGGGCCTCACCCCCACCCGGCCCGGCAGCTGCGGCCACCCCCTTCCCGGCTACCGGGCCAGGGTGATGCGGGGAGACGGCAGCGAGGCAAAGCGCGGTGAACTGGGAGCCCTAACCCTCACCGAGCCGTTTCCCTGCCTGGCGCGGACGGTGTGGGGAGACCACGGGCGCTACGCGCAGACCTACCTCTCGGATTTCCCCGGCAGCTACGCGGCCAGTGACGCGGCGCTGATCGACGCTGACGGGCAGCTGTGGGTCACAGGGCGCCTCGACGACGTGATGAACGTGGCCGGGCACCGCATCGGCACGATGGAGATGGAAGCGGCGCTCATCACCCACCCTGCGGTCAGCGAGGCCGCCGTGGTGGCCCAACCCGACGAGATCAAGGGGTCGGTGCCTGTGGCGTTTGTGGTGCCCAGGGGCGACGCGCAAGTGGGTGAGGC is a genomic window containing:
- a CDS encoding quinone oxidoreductase family protein, translating into MNALTFSRFGGPEVLEYREVPDPLPTAGEVLVRTQAIGLNFADVYRRQGRYHLAGQPPYIAGYEAAGVVEAVPPGSAFRPGNRVAFADSPYANAELVAVPEDKLIPLPDDISPETAAALLLQGLTAQFLTCDSHAVRAGETVLVQAAAGGVGLLLVQLARAAGARVLGLTSSPVKAEQALEAGANEVRLYPEDWVGAARAFGGEGVDVVYDSVGSTLAQSLEAARVGGHVVFYGMAGGDPPLVDPRMLMDTSRSLTGGDLWNILRTAEDRRSRAASLFDLLRSGALKVRIARTFPLADGAGAHAFLESRQSSGKVLLLP
- a CDS encoding type III pantothenate kinase, which produces MPATSFPLLAVDIGNTSTVLGLTDERLQLTHTWRVRTNRDMLPDDVALQLHGLFALAGVSVPRAAVLSSVAPPVGENYALALRRHFGVTAFDVRSENLPDVTVELDQPGAVGADRLCNLFGAERYLRKYEYAVVVDFGTSTNFDVIGRGRRFVGGILATGAQVSADALFARAAKLPRINLEAPQSAIGKNTVHALQSGLVYGYAEMVDGLLRRVRAELPAPAVAVATGGFARTVEGICREIDHYDETLTLRGLVELWASRSENSASAWE
- a CDS encoding acetate--CoA ligase, producing MENALLDQPLVPATEALRSTAPVSESEAARLLALEPSEYWLEIARELTWNTPPTTALEGGLGDFRYYPGATGNVSVNCLDRHPPGQTALLYEREDGLRETWTYGELTDATARFAAALQDLGVSRGERVAIYLGNVPEAFIAIHACYRIGAIYSVIFAGFSASAVRDRLEDARPRVVVCTDATLRRGKAVPLKATLDEAVAGLDIPHVIVARRVDPDFPLRGGEHDFHTLLRATTRRAQAVSLEANEPGFIIYTSGTTSKPKGLVHAGIGFLAGAYANVKWALNLRAEDVYWCTADVGWLTFPIFALVGGLAHGATHVIYEGGIDTPSPARPYEVIGRYGVNKVFTAPTALRMLRRAGDAALAGHDLSRLDLISLVGEPLDPETWHWTQGTLGAGRIFLNNTYGQTETGTAWASSMVGLTPTRPGSCGHPLPGYRARVMRGDGSEAKRGELGALTLTEPFPCLARTVWGDHGRYAQTYLSDFPGSYAASDAALIDADGQLWVTGRLDDVMNVAGHRIGTMEMEAALITHPAVSEAAVVAQPDEIKGSVPVAFVVPRGDAQVGEALEAELTAAIVQGVGPIARPARVIVTPTVPRTRSGKIMRRLLRDLLVTGEVKGDLTSLENPDAIEVVRKRIAEG